One genomic window of Ruficoccus amylovorans includes the following:
- a CDS encoding GNAT family N-acetyltransferase: MPTATERLRLRHWREDDFPALATLCADPAVMRYFPAPLSEEETRTLFARIRGHFEEHGFGLYAVEKKADARWVGFVGLLEVGADLPFAPATEIAWRLSPEHWYNGYATEAARAVLDFGFNSLGREEIVAFTTESNTPSQRVMRRLGMQTCTDEDFNHPRLPADHPLRLHRLYRLRRPEGHATT; the protein is encoded by the coding sequence GTGCCCACCGCAACAGAGCGTCTCCGGCTGCGCCACTGGCGCGAGGATGACTTCCCGGCGCTGGCCACGCTCTGCGCCGACCCCGCCGTTATGCGCTACTTTCCCGCCCCCCTGAGCGAGGAGGAAACCCGTACGCTGTTCGCCCGTATTCGCGGGCACTTCGAGGAACACGGATTCGGCCTTTACGCGGTCGAGAAAAAGGCCGACGCCCGCTGGGTCGGCTTTGTCGGGCTGCTCGAAGTCGGCGCCGACCTGCCCTTCGCGCCCGCCACCGAAATCGCCTGGCGTCTGAGCCCCGAGCACTGGTACAACGGCTACGCCACAGAGGCCGCCCGCGCGGTGCTCGATTTTGGATTCAACTCCCTCGGGCGAGAGGAAATCGTCGCCTTCACAACCGAGAGCAATACGCCCTCCCAGCGCGTCATGCGACGACTGGGTATGCAGACCTGTACCGACGAGGACTTTAACCACCCGCGCCTGCCCGCTGACCACCCGCTTCGACTCCACCGGCTGTATCGACTTCGCCGTCCAGAAGGTCACGCCACCACTTAG
- a CDS encoding helix-turn-helix domain-containing protein yields the protein MLVYFSYGRRRYFEEPIRGQVRLFWEFQAVVQGAIRRTLSDGSGAALLQESTLWLSPPGSTHGWSGKPRQPATIVVFHFRYIPEVLAQCLGGGREARISLTGEDCRRLRRLAGQVRSYWDHPAPGMMLCYEHALMELSLLVYESLGRDGHRTGQRVHARVQGALSWFSARMRDNPGLDEVARAIHVSPAHLRRLFHESFQNSPREIFDQLRFQRAMQLLTDTDLPVGEIALACGFEELSSFSRAFKRRFGSSARELRSGARMVPVGHPLEGH from the coding sequence GTGCTGGTTTACTTCAGTTACGGCCGACGCCGGTATTTTGAGGAACCGATCCGGGGGCAGGTCCGGCTGTTCTGGGAGTTTCAGGCGGTGGTGCAGGGGGCCATCCGACGTACGCTTTCGGATGGCTCGGGCGCTGCGCTGCTACAGGAGAGTACGCTGTGGCTTTCTCCGCCCGGCTCGACGCACGGATGGAGCGGTAAGCCCAGGCAGCCAGCGACGATCGTGGTCTTTCATTTTCGCTACATCCCTGAGGTTTTGGCTCAGTGCCTGGGAGGCGGGCGTGAGGCCAGGATTTCGCTCACGGGGGAGGATTGTCGCCGGCTGCGTCGCTTGGCGGGGCAGGTGCGCTCTTATTGGGATCATCCGGCGCCGGGCATGATGCTTTGCTATGAGCATGCGCTGATGGAGCTGTCGCTGCTGGTTTACGAATCGCTGGGGCGGGACGGGCACCGGACTGGCCAACGGGTTCATGCCCGCGTGCAGGGGGCGCTCTCGTGGTTCAGCGCCCGCATGCGTGACAACCCCGGACTGGATGAGGTGGCGCGGGCGATCCACGTTTCCCCCGCCCACCTGAGGCGGCTGTTTCACGAGTCTTTCCAAAATAGCCCGCGGGAGATTTTCGACCAACTGCGATTCCAGCGGGCGATGCAACTACTGACCGATACAGACCTGCCGGTCGGGGAAATCGCTTTGGCCTGCGGGTTCGAGGAGCTGAGTTCGTTTTCCCGCGCGTTCAAACGGCGCTTCGGTTCCAGTGCTCGTGAGTTAAGGTCTGGCGCGCGGATGGTGCCGGTCGGGCATCCATTGGAGGGGCATTGA
- a CDS encoding tagaturonate epimerase family protein, producing MIQTIERFTFGMGDRFGLQGKAQLQAVLNAHAKGIDLYPVWNKSHREHTIVGTRPDSLRAEADDAVSALKWNGSYYVDADHIRLETVDAFLAGSNFFTLDVADYVGETPATEDVSDWLKSVEPYFGQQQIEGLAQPLVLSRESAEVAAAKYLTAIAKAGELYRHIDTQKADSSFVTEVSIDETDQPQGPADIFYLLSMMAWQKIPAQTVAPKFTGRFNKGVDYVGNLARFEEEFHADLCIIRFAVNNFGLPASLKISVHSGSDKFSLYPVIRRLIREHGAGLHVKTAGTTWLEEVIGLARAGGEGLAIAKEIYAESLAHYAELTAPYSTVIDIDTDRLPAAESVAQWSSEQFVAALEHDVSNSEYNQHLRQLIHVGFKIAAKMGDRYLNALDEHAAIINQGVTDNLYRRHILPIFGQI from the coding sequence ATGATCCAGACTATCGAACGTTTCACTTTCGGCATGGGCGACCGCTTCGGACTCCAGGGCAAAGCCCAACTCCAGGCCGTCCTCAACGCGCACGCCAAGGGCATCGACCTTTACCCGGTTTGGAACAAGTCCCACCGTGAGCACACGATAGTCGGCACACGTCCGGACTCGTTGCGGGCCGAGGCTGACGACGCCGTAAGCGCCCTCAAGTGGAACGGCAGCTACTACGTGGACGCCGATCACATCCGGCTCGAAACCGTCGATGCCTTTCTGGCGGGCAGCAACTTCTTCACCCTCGACGTGGCCGACTATGTTGGCGAAACGCCCGCCACCGAAGATGTCTCAGACTGGCTGAAATCCGTCGAACCGTATTTTGGCCAGCAACAAATTGAGGGGCTCGCCCAGCCGCTCGTTCTTTCGCGCGAATCCGCCGAGGTCGCCGCTGCCAAATACCTCACAGCCATCGCCAAGGCGGGTGAGCTGTATCGACATATTGATACACAAAAAGCCGATTCTTCCTTCGTAACCGAAGTCTCCATCGACGAGACCGATCAGCCGCAGGGCCCGGCCGACATTTTTTATCTTCTCAGCATGATGGCCTGGCAAAAAATCCCTGCCCAGACCGTCGCCCCAAAGTTTACCGGACGCTTCAACAAGGGGGTGGACTATGTGGGAAATCTTGCCCGCTTCGAAGAGGAGTTCCACGCCGACCTGTGCATCATTCGCTTTGCGGTGAATAACTTCGGACTGCCCGCCAGCCTGAAAATCAGCGTCCACTCCGGCAGCGACAAGTTCTCACTCTATCCGGTCATCAGGCGGCTTATTCGCGAGCACGGGGCCGGGCTCCACGTCAAAACGGCTGGCACGACCTGGCTTGAGGAAGTCATCGGCCTGGCCCGAGCCGGTGGCGAAGGCCTCGCCATCGCCAAGGAAATCTACGCCGAAAGCCTGGCCCACTACGCCGAGCTGACAGCCCCCTACAGCACCGTCATCGACATCGACACCGACCGCCTGCCCGCCGCCGAGAGCGTCGCGCAGTGGAGTTCGGAGCAGTTCGTGGCGGCGCTCGAACATGACGTATCCAACTCTGAATACAATCAACATCTCCGGCAGTTGATCCACGTCGGGTTCAAGATCGCCGCGAAAATGGGCGACCGCTACCTCAACGCGCTTGATGAGCACGCCGCCATCATCAACCAGGGTGTGACCGACAATCTTTACCGTCGTCACATCCTGCCCATCTTTGGCCAGATATAA
- a CDS encoding DUF1328 domain-containing protein, translating to MLGWALVFLIVAIIAGVLGFGGIAGAAAGIAKILFFIFLVLLIVAAISAAVRGRTP from the coding sequence ATGTTAGGATGGGCACTTGTCTTCCTTATCGTAGCTATCATCGCTGGAGTTCTTGGCTTTGGCGGTATTGCCGGCGCTGCTGCTGGCATCGCAAAAATTCTCTTCTTCATCTTCCTTGTGCTGCTGATCGTGGCAGCTATTTCCGCCGCCGTGCGCGGACGAACCCCATAG
- a CDS encoding Na+/H+ antiporter NhaC family protein, producing the protein MALSLFVGQSISPSWYVQKVSLDKANEENVQRAIPADDSLLWASQGSSSQTVPTEEPEWVRVDQEDGTFEIFSLTPRKHWGYWSFLPAVMAVALCFVTREPITALTGGILAGALLMHQYDVAGDVLIPALATRSGAGILVLYLWFLGGIMGIWSRNGAALAFAELMTRRFVRGPVTARLVAWFLGVLFFQGGTLSTVLVGTTVRPVADKEKISHEELSYIVDSTASPIAILIPFNAWAFYLQGLIFVSGAGFLATETDRIRFFITSVPLSFYAMLAVLFTLLLCFDKLPFLGAGMREAIRRSRETGQLDRPGAQPMLARELETSDPPEGYRPSVWEFFVPLGLIVGVALGTAFWFGSPDVHSAFGIALLVAFGVTLARGMSLEDAVGGLTNGLKGVVYGSVVLLLAVIIGSISRNAGGGIYLMDVFAGELPFWMLPVLFQVLTMFIAFSTGTSFGTFAVALPLVMPLAWATALSLGMEHPVLYLSICFAAVINGSVYGDQCSPISDTTVLSSMATGCDLMDHVRTQIGPATIAAVLAGIGWTAAVFLAL; encoded by the coding sequence ATGGCGTTGTCCTTATTTGTGGGGCAGTCGATTTCCCCGTCCTGGTACGTGCAGAAGGTTTCGCTCGACAAGGCCAACGAGGAAAATGTCCAGCGGGCAATACCGGCAGATGACTCCCTGCTGTGGGCGAGCCAGGGGAGTTCATCGCAAACGGTGCCCACTGAGGAACCCGAGTGGGTGCGCGTGGACCAGGAAGACGGGACTTTCGAGATTTTTTCCCTGACGCCGCGCAAGCACTGGGGCTACTGGTCGTTCCTGCCCGCAGTCATGGCAGTGGCGCTGTGCTTTGTCACCCGCGAGCCGATCACGGCACTGACCGGCGGCATCCTCGCGGGGGCGCTGCTCATGCACCAGTACGACGTGGCTGGCGACGTGCTCATCCCGGCACTGGCAACGCGCAGCGGGGCCGGGATTCTCGTGCTTTACCTGTGGTTCCTCGGGGGAATCATGGGGATCTGGTCGCGCAATGGCGCGGCTCTCGCCTTCGCTGAGCTGATGACGCGGCGCTTCGTGCGCGGGCCGGTGACGGCGCGACTGGTCGCCTGGTTCCTCGGAGTACTCTTTTTCCAGGGCGGTACGCTCAGCACCGTGCTGGTCGGCACGACGGTGCGTCCGGTGGCGGACAAGGAGAAAATCAGTCACGAGGAGCTTTCCTACATCGTGGACTCGACGGCTTCGCCCATTGCCATCCTGATCCCTTTCAATGCCTGGGCCTTTTATCTGCAAGGGCTGATCTTCGTTTCCGGCGCGGGCTTTCTGGCAACCGAAACTGACCGTATCCGTTTTTTCATTACATCGGTCCCGCTGTCGTTTTACGCCATGCTTGCAGTGCTCTTTACCCTGCTGCTGTGCTTTGACAAACTGCCCTTTCTCGGCGCGGGGATGCGCGAGGCGATCCGTCGCTCGCGTGAAACCGGCCAACTCGACCGTCCGGGAGCCCAACCGATGCTGGCCCGTGAACTGGAAACGAGCGATCCGCCCGAGGGCTACCGCCCGAGCGTGTGGGAGTTCTTTGTCCCGCTGGGCCTGATCGTGGGCGTGGCGCTGGGGACGGCTTTCTGGTTCGGCTCCCCCGATGTGCACTCGGCCTTCGGGATCGCCCTGCTGGTCGCCTTTGGCGTGACACTGGCGCGGGGCATGAGCCTGGAGGATGCAGTGGGTGGCCTGACCAACGGACTCAAGGGCGTCGTCTATGGCTCGGTCGTGCTACTGCTGGCTGTCATCATCGGCAGCATCAGTCGCAATGCGGGTGGAGGCATTTACCTGATGGATGTTTTCGCCGGGGAGTTGCCGTTCTGGATGCTGCCGGTCCTGTTCCAAGTGCTGACGATGTTTATCGCTTTTTCCACCGGGACGAGCTTTGGCACCTTCGCGGTGGCCCTTCCGCTGGTCATGCCGCTGGCCTGGGCCACGGCGCTCTCGCTCGGGATGGAGCACCCGGTGCTCTACCTGAGTATCTGCTTTGCCGCCGTCATCAACGGCAGCGTTTACGGCGATCAGTGCTCCCCGATTTCCGACACGACCGTGCTTAGCAGCATGGCCACGGGGTGCGACCTGATGGACCACGTCAGGACGCAAATCGGGCCGGCGACAATTGCCGCAGTGCTGGCTGGAATCGGGTGGACGGCGGCTGTGTTTTTAGCGCTTTAA
- a CDS encoding DUF3253 domain-containing protein gives MDEAKMRRVIFGVTRERGESGTACPSDAARKISPYKWRALMPQIIGAARRMAADGEIVMVQNGQPVDPATAKGAFRLRLPPGKF, from the coding sequence ATGGATGAAGCGAAAATGCGGCGGGTGATTTTTGGGGTGACGCGTGAGCGTGGCGAGAGCGGTACGGCCTGCCCGTCCGATGCGGCCCGGAAAATCTCCCCTTACAAGTGGCGTGCGCTCATGCCGCAAATTATCGGTGCGGCCCGCCGTATGGCCGCCGATGGCGAAATCGTCATGGTGCAAAACGGCCAGCCGGTCGATCCCGCCACAGCCAAGGGAGCCTTTCGCCTGCGCCTGCCGCCGGGCAAGTTTTAG